From the genome of Notolabrus celidotus isolate fNotCel1 chromosome 5, fNotCel1.pri, whole genome shotgun sequence, one region includes:
- the LOC117812619 gene encoding protein FAM122A, producing the protein MERMEVDQCAGATGGAGGGALRRSNSAPMITSVSDGMTVFSPVTSARYRRSSVSINPSCPSQLVPLSPFSLTGDRLDQKRQEENMEMTLRGSLQRISASSLIPVPPVSQWHDHASVWFPSQDSGVTPNSSPSPTRRFRPAVSATVRWPALTPLKRKGGVESDGPPKKLFVAGVTDPAHRSSYTVSVSQSSAGSPPAGGISPQSSPLSLSPPPTFTPFTSHQHPGH; encoded by the exons ATGGAACGAATGGAAGTCGACCAGTGCGCAGGCGCAACTGGCGGGGCAGGGGGCGGGGCTCTCCGAAGATCGAACAGCGCCCCAATGATTACCAGCGTCAG CGATGGGATGACAGTCTTCAGTCCCGTGACGTCTGCTCGGTACAGACGCAGCAGCGTGTCCATCAACCCCAGCTGCCCCTCACAG CTTgtacctctctctcctttctctctgacGGGAGACAGACTGGACCAGAAGAGACAG GAGGAGAACATGGAGATGACACTCAGAGGGAGTCTACAAAGAATAAG tGCTTCCAGTCTGATCCCAGTTCCTCCAGTCAGTCAGTGGCACGACCACGCCTCAGTG TGGTTTCCATCACAGGACAGCGGTGTCACACCAAACTCCTCCCCGAGTCCGACAAGGAGGTTCAG ACCAGCAGTCAGTGCGACTGTGAGGTGGCCTGCGTTAACTCCACTCAAGAGGAaag GAGGAGTTGAGTCTGATGGACCACCGAAGAAGCTTTTTGTTGCAGGGGTAACAGATCCCGCCCACCGCAGCAGCTACACAGTCAG TGTTTCGCAGTCGTCTGCAGGTTCTCCCCCTGCAGGGGGCATCAGTCCTCAGTCCAGccccctgtctctctcccctcctcccacctTCACACCATTCACCTCCCACCAACACCCCGGACACTAA